In Methanobacterium sp., the sequence GCTGGTAACAAGTAGCCCTTCCTTACCGTCCATCCACATTTTTCTGTTAAAATTGGGGTAGTTCTCCTTTTTTGGCCATTAAATAGCTAACATTGGCACCACCATATAAAGTGGCGTTAATGGCTGAAGATGTGGAGAATAAAGCTGCAAAAACCATAATGGTAAAACCAATGGAACCGGCAAATGGTGCAGCTGCTGCTGCTAAAGCATAATCTGCTGTTTTTGCAATTGCGGGATGGTCAGATTTCCCACCACAGCTATTGAAACAGCAACATAGATCACTATTACAATAAGCATAGATAAATATAAAGCCCTTGGGATGTTTTTACGAGGTTTATTTATATCTTCCGCGGTATTGGTTATTAATCCAAAGCCCTCGTAACCCAGAAATAGCAGTGCAGCCCCAGTCAATATATTTCCCATTGATGGTAATGTGGAAATGGATAATAATTCGGGTTTTATGAAGAAAAATCCAATAAATGTAAATGCTATGAGTATTGCTACTTTTATCCCCACAATTAGAGTTTCTGATTTTCCAACAGCTTTAGGACCAATGAAATTAATCAAAGTAAATATAACAATGATTAAAATGGCTAATACATCTACACCAATTTTATAAAGGTTAGAGGGTAGGAAAGTAGCAGCATAACTACCGAAAGCTTCGGCATAAACCGCTAAAACAAAAACATATCCAAAGTAGAGTAAAAAGTTAAAACCTCCACTAATACTCCGTCACCAAACCCTCGAATTAGAAATTCCACCGGACCTCCGGCTGAGGGATATTTGGAGCTAAGTTTGGCATAGGAATAGGTGCTTAAAAAGGCAATCATTCCACCGAAAATGAAGGATAAGTAAACAACATTGCCTGCTATTTCGGTAGCAATGCCTAAAACAGAGAAAATACCAGCCCCTATCATCCCACCAATTCCAATGGCTATGGCTGACCATAAACCAATGGTTTTTTTAGCAGGTTCTTCATTTTTCATGTTAAACACTGGAATTCTATTCTTAGATCACCATAATTTTGTTCTTAAAAATATTTAAGGTTTTTTTAAAGTGAAATAATCAGTAATCCCAGATGAAATTATAGATAAAATGAATCAATCATGACAACGGTTAAAATTTAAGAAATAAGGCCGCACGATAAAAATAAAACTCATAAAAATGATGGCCAAGCTATTAACTCAGTGTAAATTAAATAATCAATTCAAAAATAGAAGTTGCAGCCAAAATTTTGCTATCACTCTATAGAGCGACACATCAAAAATCAGGAATTTTCCTTAACATCTAGTTTTTGGCTTATGTGCTGATATATGTCCTTGGTTACTCCAACGTTCCTAATAAAATCATTGGAATATCGGATATCTCCCCTTCGCGGGTTATCTTGCCTCATGACGTACATACAGATTGCAGTCACGATCATGAGTGGGTCGGTTTTCCTACCTTTACCTCCACGGTATAGTTTACGGAAATCTGCCTTGCAGATGATCTCCCTGGCCCGATCCTTCTGACCACCACCCACTGGCATCATAACCTCATCACCCTCTTCACGTTTGGTTAGGACCATGGTGGGACTGTGACCAGTCATCATAAAGTTACTGGCCACCACACTGAGCATGGCTAGTTTTTCCTGCAGACGGAAATCTTCTTCAGGGGTTTTATCACTATGGGACTTGTATCTGTTGTATTTTTTAATCTTTCTTTCCAATCTGCCGACTTTGGCATTGTCTTCCAGGAAGATGTGTTTTCGTTTTTTCAAATGTCTCGCCTGATATTTCATATAATTTTGATGATGTATATTGTTAGGGGGATGTCAAATCTAAAAAAAATAGAAAGTTTAGAGTCGAACTGCAACACCCTTCTCCTTCAAGTACTCCTTCACCACGGGCACTGGGTACTCATCAAAGTGGAAGATGCTGGCAGCAAGAGCAGCATCTGCTTTGCCCCTGGTGAGTACTTCATAGATATCATCTGGGTTACCTCCACCACCAGAGGCAATTATGGGAATATCCAACATTTCGCTCATGGTCCTGTTCAGAGGAATGTCGTAACCATCCTTGGTACCGTCCCGGTCCATGCTTGTGAGGAGAATCTCCCCAGCACCACGTTCCTGGCACTCCATAGCCCACTTAACTGCATCTATGCCTGTGAATTCCCTTCCACCATAGATGCTGCAGTCATACCAGCAGTAACCCTGGGGGGTTTCAATTATAACATGGTCATCACTTTCTTTAGGATCTTCAATGTAGCGTCGTTTAGCATCGATACCAATAACACAGGCCTGGCTTCCCACTACCTTGGAAGCTTCATTGATAAGATCTGGGTTGTGTATGGCTGCGGTGTTGGTTGAGCATTTGTCTGCCCCGGCCTTTAGCATGTTCACATAGTCCTGGGGCTTCCTTATACCGCCACCCACACATATGGGCACGAACACATTCTCGGTGGTTGCATTTATAACATCGGCCATGGTCTCCCTGCGCTCATGGGAGGCGGTTATGTCCAGGAACACGATTTCATCTGCTCCGTCCTGGTAGTATTTGGTGGCCAGTTCCACAGGCTCTCCAGCATATCGGATCTGTTTAAATTCCACTCCTTTAACCACACGTCCATGGGGAACGTTGAGGTCGCAGTCCAGGCATGGTATAATACGTTTAGCCAGCATGATAATCCCTATAATATTTTTTTGGATGAAAATTTATTTATTTTGAAATTAATTATTCTGATTGATAAATTGTTACTACCTGGGTAATTAGGTAGATTTAGAAACTTTACAACTAACCTTTTGATCGGTGACATTTAAAACTCTTACACTGGGGTGGTAAGTCCGGTTTTTCATCAGTCCACATGACTTCATAACTTCTATTATTCTCCGGTTGCAAGTTCCACTTGCCTCCAAAGATTTAATCATCTTTAAAAACAATCATCTATTTAGAGTAAATGGGGAGTTACTGGTCAAATGGTTCCTGAAACTAATTCATCCCACATAAACCTTTCCAACATATCAGATGGAGGTGATTTACCTCCAAATCTTCTGGAATTTCTAACAGAAATAGCCCGGGCTATGACTGCTGCAGGAATCGCAGTGATGACCATAGAAGCTATTTTAAAGAACATATGTCGGGCCTATGGTGTTAAAGCCCAGGAAGTGATTGATTTTCCTACCTTCGTACTCATCAAGATCAGTGATGGGAATTCAAAGGCCCTGGCAGTGACTGGGCAGAAACCGGGCCTCTTGCCCTTAGACCAGGTATCACAATTATACGAATTAATCTACCAGGCAGAAAATGCAGAAATAACTCCAGAACAGGGTATTAACCGCATAAGTGAGATAATAAATGTTAAACGCCAGCACAACTACATAAGGCACATTTTGGGATATGCACTATACTCCATTGGGCTAGGAATGCTCCTCCTACCGACAATAAATGAATTATTATTCTGCGGAGCATTAGGGGCAATTGTAGGTTTAATTATAGGATATTCTGAGGATAAACCTAGACTAACCCTTATTTTACCGGTTTTAACCGCATTCCTGGTGTCTATGATCTTCTTTTTCGGTGTGAAGCAGGGAATTATAAAGGGATCCCTAACCATCCTGGTCCCGGCACTTTCCTACTTCATCCCGGGGGTGGTTCTGGCCACAGGAATGTATGAACTAGCAGCCAACAACGTGATATCCGGTGCCAGCCGCCTGGTCCAGGGAGTGGTCATACTGTTACTCCTCCTGTTTGGGGTTATAATGGGTCTTCAGGTGGCTGGACTCTCCGCAGGGACCTACATGGTAGCTTACCTGGCCAATCCTCTTGGATGGTGGGCTCCCTATATTGGGATCCTGGTTTTCACCCTGGGAATGTACCTCTTAATGTCTATAAGAAACCGTGACATGTTAGGGGTTTTGATTGTGTTATTTGCCACTTTTCTGGGGCTTCAAGCCGGAAACTACCTCCTGGGAGGTCTGTTTGGTGCCTTTTTAGGTTCGGCAATCATGACCATATTGGGAACATATCTGGAACGTTCAAAACTCAAAACACCATACTACGTATCAATAATACCTGCATTCTGGATTCTGGTTCCTGGGTCTCTGGGATTCATCAGCCTGGCTACACTGGCAGCACAAAACTATTCTGCATCCATTACCAACCTGATAATGGTGGTCCTGACCTTTGTGGCTATCTCTATGGGGTTATTGATTGGTGCGGTCATTGCGGATCCATTGAAAATTGAAAATTAGGAATTAACCAATGATTTAAATAAACGGTGATAATAGTGATGCCATTTTCCCGTAAAAAAATAGATTACCAGCGTTTGAAAGAGATTGTGCACTTATTGGCCAAGTACCAGTTTGATAATCTGGTGGGTGAACTGGAACTGAAGGGTTCCCGCTGGGGAGACCTGTTATATAAATACGATTCTGATCTGGATCTGGATTCAACTGCTCCGGAACGGTTAAGGATGGTTTTCGAAGAACTGGGGCCCACTTTTATTAAACTGGGGCAGATGATGAGCACCCGGGCGGATTTGGTGGGGCCAGAGATGGCTGATGAGTTCACTAAACTCCAGGATGACACTTCACCCTTTGATTTTGACACGGTAAAGGTAATTGTGGAGGGTGAACTGGGAAAACCATTAGACCAGTTATTCCAGAGCTTTGAAGAGGAACATCTGGCTGCGGCTTCCATTGGCCAGGTGCACCGTGCGGTTTTACCCGATGGCACCCTGGTGGCGATTAAGGTACAGAGGCCAGGTATTCAGGATATGGTGGAAAAAGACCTGGTTATCATGCATCACCTGGCTGATATGGTCCATACGAAAATTCCCAGTCTCCAAGTGTTCAATGTTCCGGAGATTGTGGATGAATTTGAAAAATCCATCCATAAAGAGATGGATTACGGCCTTGAAGCCAGGAACACCCAGAATTTCCAGGCTAACTTTGCTAATGATGAGGGAATCCGTTCTCCAACCGTCTTCCCGGACTATTCCACAGCCATGGTTTTAACCATGGAGTTCATCAGGGGAACCAAGATGAGTCAGGTAATGGAGAACCCGGAAGGCTTTGATAACAAGCTATTAGCGGAGAGGGTTGCTAAATCATACTTCCAGCAGCTACTGGTGGATGGATTTTTCCATGCAGATCCCCACCCTGGAAATCTCTATGTTTTAGAGGATAACGTGGTATGTTACATTGACTTTGGGATGATGGGACACATTGACCATGATTTCATGCAGAACCTGGGTGAACTCTTTGTCCAGGTGATTGACTACAAGGTGGATGCAATTATCAACCAGCTTATCTACATGGGTATCATCAATGACTCGGTGGATAGAACTATCCTTAAAAGGGATATAATGGATATACTGGACCGTTACTATGGTGCTAGTTTGAGTGATATACACCTGGGCCATATCTTAAGTGAACTGGCCCTACCCCTGATTACCAAGTACCAAGCCAGGGTACCGCCGGAATTCACCCTTATTGCCAGGGCAGTATCCCTTATTGAGGAGGTAGCCTACTCCCTTGATGGGGAATTCGATACTACTGCGCAGTTCAAACCAATGGTGAAGAAACTACTCCTGCAAAAATTCAACCCCAAAAACATGGCGGATGTATTCAAGGATAACATGTTTGAACTGGAGCACCTGGTGAAAAACTTACCTCAAAACATCAACCGCCTGGTGGCCAAGATTGAAAACGGGGAGATAAAGGTCCGTTATACCGAGGAACTCTCTGAAGACATTGAAAGAACCAGTAATAAACTGGTGGTGTCCATAATAATCGCGGCCCTGCTCCTGGGTTCCTCATGGATTATCCAGATCAACACCGGCCCCATGATCTGGGGGATGCCAATTTTAGGATTTCTGGGGTTCGCAGCCAGTGGGGTGCTGGGGGTGGGGCTTATAATCTATATTCTGCGTTACCGGAAGATTTAGAAACATAGATATATTATGCCTGAAAATAAAATTTATCCTTTTTTTAAGCTCATCCTATCAGAGAGTCTAGCGACATGCAAAAACATTTATATTGTAAAGAATTAACTGGAAATGATAATAAATTAATTGTATGATTTCATATTTACATGGGAGTTGATTTAATATGGACATGGGTGAAATTATTGGTAATGCTTTTAAGTATCCAGTTTCTAACTGGAAACGACTGTTGATTTTGGGGGTAATAGTTTTAATTTCCCAGTTTTCAATGGAAATTGTAATGGGATATGGTCGTGTTTCTGGCTTATTGTATTTTCTTTTAATTCCTGCTTTAGTAGCATCTATCCTGATATTGGGATATCAACTCAGGACAATCAGAACATCCATAATGGGTGAAAATGAACCTCCTGAATTTAATGAATGGACTAAATTGTTCCTAGATGGGCTTAAATTGTTCATTACAAGTCTTGTTTATGGAATAATTCCCACAATAGTTTTAGTTGTGGGTTTCATCATGCTACTTGTAGGATCCTCAGGCATAGGGGTGATTATTCTGTTACTGGGTGCGATACTTCTCATCATCGTGGGGATAATATCTGTAATGGCCATTTCCAACATGGCTTACTATGATGAAATAGGAGCAGCATTTAGATTCGGCGAAATCCGGGAGAGAATAGAAAGTATCGGCTGGTTAAGATACATATTGATGCTAATTTTACTAGGAATTTTTTATATTATCCTGGCAGTAGTGGCAGCGTTAGTAACCATGATACCCTTTGCAGGCTTGGTTTTAGTGAGCCTAATCATTTATCCATTCATGTACCTGTTCATGTACAGGGCATACGGATTAATCTTTAGAGAAACACTCGATGAAGAACCCGAAGAATCTCTGGTTCAAAGTTGAAAACCTCCCCGGAACTGAAATTGAACTCAAATTAAGTGGGTACAGGGTATTAAGATTGGTCTTTTACAACTGCCATTAGTAATACTCTATACTCTATTCATATGATAAATTTATATGGGTGTTTATCCTAGTTTCATAGCGGTGAACCTCTATGCAACTAAAAAACTTCAAAAGAGAATCCATAATACCCCTGCCCGTGACCTTCATTTCCACCCTTAGTCCAGATGGGGTGCGAAACGTGGCCCCTTATTCCTGTCTGATGCCTATTTTACGCCCATTTGATCTGATATGCGTGGCCACTGCGGGTGTGATGAGGGACACCTTCGATAACATGAAGGCCCGGGAAGAATTCGTCATCAGCCTCCCCGGAATGGATCTGGCTGGTAGTGTGATGCCCACAGCCAAATTCGTCCCTCCAGAGGTTAATGAATATGAACTTGCTGGTCTGGAAGAAAAACCCAGTCAGAAGATTGAAACACCAGGGGTGGACGGATGTTACGCCTGGATGGAATGCAAACTCCACAAAATCGTAGCTGAAGAATATGATAATTTCCCCTATGCACTGGTTGTGGGGAAAGTGGTGCACCTGGAAGTACGTGATGATATTTACAACCCTGAAAATGGTTCATGGGATGTGGAAAAGGCCCAGCCATTGATGATGACCGAGTCCAACCAGGGAATGCACTTCTGCACAGTGAAGGACATGGACTGGTTCGAACCCTACGGAGCAATGTTCCCCAATGGTAAAGATCCACTGGCTGGAATGTACGAAGACTAATGAAGGAATATACTTAAATACAGATGGATCAAGCAGTTCAGTAGGGAAAAAAGACCCTATGTTAATATCAAGACCCTATGTTAATATCAGTGTAGTTAACAGGGGCCGGGATGAATTTATCACCGGGTAATAATATAAATAGGAAATATACAAGTCCATTTCAGGAGTGATAATTATGGAAGATGCTAAAGAATGTGAGATAATTCCATTTTCTGATGTAATCAAATTCCACGGACATTCATGTCCAGGAATATCTATAGGGTACAGGGCGGCTGAAATAGCTATCTGTGAATTATTGTCTGCCAGGGCAGAGGATGAGGAGCTGGTGGCCATAGTTGAAAATGACAGCTGCAGTGTGGATGCCATTCAGGTGGTAACTGGATGCACCATGGGCAAGGGAAACCTAATATTCAAGGATCATGGAAAACACGTTTACACCTTTATGAACCGTGAAACCGGGGAAGCACTGCGTATATCTTTGAAAAAAGACATGACTGAAATGGATCCTGAGTTTGCCATAGCCCGGAAAAAAGCTTTCTCTCCTTCAGCCACCCCTGAGGACATGAGCCGGTTTATAGAACTCCGTAACAAAGCTACTGCTGATATATTAGAAGGACCTGCTGAGGATCTCTTCAAAGTGGAGAGTGTTGAAATGGAGTTTCCAGAAGAAGCAAGGATCTTCAAGTCCATCTACTGTGCCAAGTGTGGAGAACCAGTAGCCGAACACAGGTCCCGGGTGGAAAATGGTGAAATAGTCTGCATACCTTGTTTCAATAACTATTCGCGCAGATAATTCTTATTTTTTTTAATTCTTATTTTTTTTATTTTAAGATTGATTTTATCCTTAAGGTCATTCATTAACTTTATAAGCAATATTGATAATCATTTAATAAAATAAATTAAGAATGGGGGATGAACAATCAATTTAGGCCACGTTATTAATGATGCACTAATATATCCATTTCTGAATATTAGGAAATTTTTGATAATGGCATTATTAGGTTTGGGATCTTTTTTAATTATCCCCCTAGTCATGATGTATGGGTATAAATGGAGAATTATAGAAAGCACTATCAGGGGTTCCTATGGGTTACCCAATTTTAGGGGTGCTGGTGATTCTGATGACATACTAACCCAGGGTTTTAAATCAATCGCCGCCAGCATAATATATGAAATAATTCCGCAAAATATTGTTTTATTGGCATTGATGCTGTCTGGAAACTCTGATTTGAACAGCAATTCAGCGATAATTTCTGTCTGCATTGGTTTTGTAATTAACATTGTGTTTGTACTATCATTAGTTAACATGGTAGACGAAAACAGATTTGGGGCGGTTTTTGATTTTAAAAGGGTCTTTGGATTGATAAAAAAAATGGGATGGGTCAGATATATCCCATTTTTGATTGTTTATACTGTAATAATTGAGGTTTTATTGCTGATCGCTACTGAATTAATTCATTATGTGAAAGATCTAGGGTCTTTCATAGGTAGCCTTTCTATTTTCATAATATTTATGTTGTATTATGCCTATTTATTGATGTTCAGCAGCCGATTTAGTGGATTAGTGTATTTAACTGCTATGGAAGAACAAGGAATTGAAGAAACAACTAACATTGGTAATAATATTTTTAGTCTTTTCTGCATAGAACCACTAAATGGCAGTATTAAACAATGCGCTGCTTTTTGTTTCACAATTCCAATTAGTTACTTAATTCTGGAACTAATGGGTTGCTAAAATATCATAAAGTATTTAAAAAGTGCTGCCATATTACATTAAATAAGTTTTTAGTATATTTATGTGATAGGAGATTAAAATGGAGTCTGAAAGTTCAAGTATACTTGTAGATACTAAGCGTCTCGAAACACTGGTTGATGGAATATTTGCCATTGCCATGACTTTACTGGTTTTGGCTTTAGCTGTTCCGGATATTATCGGCCCATTATCCAACGCTGCAGTTCAAAATTCTCTTTATAGTCTAATACCCAGCTTTTACACCTTAGTTATGAGTTTCATTCTCCTGGCTCTATTCTGGAGTAATCATCACCGTGCTTTTCACCGGATAAAAAAGATGAACACCATATTATTATGGATAAACGTAATATGGCTCTTATTCATAGTACTGGTCCCATTTTCTGCTTCTTTAACAGGTAAATATGGAGAATTCCCCATTTCTCACATTATTTTCAATTTAAACATGTTGGGGATAGCAGTTTTCCTAGGTCTGAACTGGTACTATGCTGGTAGAAGTAACTTTATAGATGAAAAAATAGATCCAAAAACAGTAACCATATCTAAGAGGACCAACGCGCTTTTCATAGGCATTGCTCTTTTAGCACTATTGTTATCATTTATAGTCCCCAGATTCAGTGCTTTAGTGTATCTACTCATCTTCCCCCTGGAGTATCTGATAAATAAGATATGAAAAATTATTTAAAATGTTCTTCTTTGTGTGAAGCTCATCTGTCCAGGGTGGTAAAGTTTATATTAGGTTATATTCAAAAAAAGAATACACTTCATTAGTGTAAGATCATTTTTTTTAAATAATTTTTGGGCCTGTAGTCTAGCCTGGAACATGACGTGGGACTTCGGATCCCAAGGTCGGGGGTTCAAATCCCCCCAGGTCCGTTTATTTTATTGGATTTGTTTTGATCAACCTTTTTTTAAGATCAACCTTTTTTTAAAAAGTTGGGGTATTAATTCTCTTAGTCAGCTATTTGGGATTTTCATTCGATGACCCCTTTTCTAGAATACTGTTTAAGTATCCGTCAGGTTCCCGTTCCAAGGTTTTAAATCCTTCAGATTTGTCATTATTCTTAGTTATCTCGTTTACAGGTGGTTTAAAACGTAATTTGTTCCCAGGTTCATGATCATCTAAAAGTGCATAGGCTGTGTTAAACCCGGAACCCATACGCACCAGACCAGCTACAGCAGCAGCTTCCATAATTTCTTCTTGTGTGGCGCCTGTTTTAAGGGCCTGTTTTTTGTGTGCACGTGTGCACGGGTCACATTTCACTGCAACAGCACATGCCAGGGCAATGAGGCTTTTTTCCTTGAGGGTTAAGGCACCATCTTTTAATATTTCTGATGCCAATTTTTTAAAAGCAGAATCCACATCTTCACCAAGAACCTCTGTAAACCGGTTAGGTCGGGCTTTTTCTTCCATTATAATTATCTCCTGAGTTTCATGAGATCCACTGTTTATAATTTGCAGGGATTAGACTTCATAATTTCTATCACATCATCTTTATATCCATATCAATCACTATAAATTAACTATTATGTCCAAATCTCTCCGGGATCAGTTTCAACGTTTCTACGCCAGAAACAGGGAAGAGTGGAGATGGTGGCTCACTGAACACCATGAAACTTCTCCAGGGGTATGGCTCATTTATTATAAGAAAAACAGTGAAAAAACCGGGATTTCTTATGATGATGCAGTGGAAGAAGCCCTTAGCTTCGGCTGGATTGACAGTAAAGTCAATACTCTGGATGAAGAACGTTACATGCAGGTTTTCACACCCCGAAAACCAGGTAGCACCT encodes:
- a CDS encoding flavin reductase family protein is translated as MQLKNFKRESIIPLPVTFISTLSPDGVRNVAPYSCLMPILRPFDLICVATAGVMRDTFDNMKAREEFVISLPGMDLAGSVMPTAKFVPPEVNEYELAGLEEKPSQKIETPGVDGCYAWMECKLHKIVAEEYDNFPYALVVGKVVHLEVRDDIYNPENGSWDVEKAQPLMMTESNQGMHFCTVKDMDWFEPYGAMFPNGKDPLAGMYED
- a CDS encoding DUF4013 domain-containing protein, which codes for MDMGEIIGNAFKYPVSNWKRLLILGVIVLISQFSMEIVMGYGRVSGLLYFLLIPALVASILILGYQLRTIRTSIMGENEPPEFNEWTKLFLDGLKLFITSLVYGIIPTIVLVVGFIMLLVGSSGIGVIILLLGAILLIIVGIISVMAISNMAYYDEIGAAFRFGEIRERIESIGWLRYILMLILLGIFYIILAVVAALVTMIPFAGLVLVSLIIYPFMYLFMYRAYGLIFRETLDEEPEESLVQS
- the hisF gene encoding imidazole glycerol phosphate synthase subunit HisF produces the protein MLAKRIIPCLDCDLNVPHGRVVKGVEFKQIRYAGEPVELATKYYQDGADEIVFLDITASHERRETMADVINATTENVFVPICVGGGIRKPQDYVNMLKAGADKCSTNTAAIHNPDLINEASKVVGSQACVIGIDAKRRYIEDPKESDDHVIIETPQGYCWYDCSIYGGREFTGIDAVKWAMECQERGAGEILLTSMDRDGTKDGYDIPLNRTMSEMLDIPIIASGGGGNPDDIYEVLTRGKADAALAASIFHFDEYPVPVVKEYLKEKGVAVRL
- a CDS encoding AarF/ABC1/UbiB kinase family protein, with the translated sequence MPFSRKKIDYQRLKEIVHLLAKYQFDNLVGELELKGSRWGDLLYKYDSDLDLDSTAPERLRMVFEELGPTFIKLGQMMSTRADLVGPEMADEFTKLQDDTSPFDFDTVKVIVEGELGKPLDQLFQSFEEEHLAAASIGQVHRAVLPDGTLVAIKVQRPGIQDMVEKDLVIMHHLADMVHTKIPSLQVFNVPEIVDEFEKSIHKEMDYGLEARNTQNFQANFANDEGIRSPTVFPDYSTAMVLTMEFIRGTKMSQVMENPEGFDNKLLAERVAKSYFQQLLVDGFFHADPHPGNLYVLEDNVVCYIDFGMMGHIDHDFMQNLGELFVQVIDYKVDAIINQLIYMGIINDSVDRTILKRDIMDILDRYYGASLSDIHLGHILSELALPLITKYQARVPPEFTLIARAVSLIEEVAYSLDGEFDTTAQFKPMVKKLLLQKFNPKNMADVFKDNMFELEHLVKNLPQNINRLVAKIENGEIKVRYTEELSEDIERTSNKLVVSIIIAALLLGSSWIIQINTGPMIWGMPILGFLGFAASGVLGVGLIIYILRYRKI
- a CDS encoding FmdE family protein; translation: MEDAKECEIIPFSDVIKFHGHSCPGISIGYRAAEIAICELLSARAEDEELVAIVENDSCSVDAIQVVTGCTMGKGNLIFKDHGKHVYTFMNRETGEALRISLKKDMTEMDPEFAIARKKAFSPSATPEDMSRFIELRNKATADILEGPAEDLFKVESVEMEFPEEARIFKSIYCAKCGEPVAEHRSRVENGEIVCIPCFNNYSRR
- a CDS encoding APC family permease; the encoded protein is MSGGFNFLLYFGYVFVLAVYAEAFGSYAATFLPSNLYKIGVDVLAILIIVIFTLINFIGPKAVGKSETLIVGIKVAILIAFTFIGFFFIKPELLSISTLPSMGNILTGAALLFLGYEGFGLITNTAEDINKPRKNIPRALYLSMLIVIVIYVAVSIAVVGNLTIPQLQKQQIML
- a CDS encoding carboxymuconolactone decarboxylase family protein, with translation MEEKARPNRFTEVLGEDVDSAFKKLASEILKDGALTLKEKSLIALACAVAVKCDPCTRAHKKQALKTGATQEEIMEAAAVAGLVRMGSGFNTAYALLDDHEPGNKLRFKPPVNEITKNNDKSEGFKTLEREPDGYLNSILEKGSSNENPK
- a CDS encoding TMEM175 family protein, yielding MESESSSILVDTKRLETLVDGIFAIAMTLLVLALAVPDIIGPLSNAAVQNSLYSLIPSFYTLVMSFILLALFWSNHHRAFHRIKKMNTILLWINVIWLLFIVLVPFSASLTGKYGEFPISHIIFNLNMLGIAVFLGLNWYYAGRSNFIDEKIDPKTVTISKRTNALFIGIALLALLLSFIVPRFSALVYLLIFPLEYLINKI
- a CDS encoding threonine/serine exporter family protein translates to MVPETNSSHINLSNISDGGDLPPNLLEFLTEIARAMTAAGIAVMTIEAILKNICRAYGVKAQEVIDFPTFVLIKISDGNSKALAVTGQKPGLLPLDQVSQLYELIYQAENAEITPEQGINRISEIINVKRQHNYIRHILGYALYSIGLGMLLLPTINELLFCGALGAIVGLIIGYSEDKPRLTLILPVLTAFLVSMIFFFGVKQGIIKGSLTILVPALSYFIPGVVLATGMYELAANNVISGASRLVQGVVILLLLLFGVIMGLQVAGLSAGTYMVAYLANPLGWWAPYIGILVFTLGMYLLMSIRNRDMLGVLIVLFATFLGLQAGNYLLGGLFGAFLGSAIMTILGTYLERSKLKTPYYVSIIPAFWILVPGSLGFISLATLAAQNYSASITNLIMVVLTFVAISMGLLIGAVIADPLKIEN
- a CDS encoding amino acid permease, which encodes MKNEEPAKKTIGLWSAIAIGIGGMIGAGIFSVLGIATEIAGNVVYLSFIFGGMIAFLSTYSYAKLSSKYPSAGGPVEFLIRGFGDGVLVEVLTFYSTLDMFLF
- a CDS encoding DUF4013 domain-containing protein, coding for MALLGLGSFLIIPLVMMYGYKWRIIESTIRGSYGLPNFRGAGDSDDILTQGFKSIAASIIYEIIPQNIVLLALMLSGNSDLNSNSAIISVCIGFVINIVFVLSLVNMVDENRFGAVFDFKRVFGLIKKMGWVRYIPFLIVYTVIIEVLLLIATELIHYVKDLGSFIGSLSIFIIFMLYYAYLLMFSSRFSGLVYLTAMEEQGIEETTNIGNNIFSLFCIEPLNGSIKQCAAFCFTIPISYLILELMGC